Proteins co-encoded in one Bremerella sp. TYQ1 genomic window:
- a CDS encoding sigma-70 family RNA polymerase sigma factor: MTLAQQQWQAYNPGMDQGNTTIEVQKYLRELGGDAPSEPIVRALLERSAARLQTLCTTMLVRRYPRLMRPPVSLQSEEMLSAIVERLLKAMQSVHPETPRQFFALANRHMRWELNDLARRLDQQAQMPVHYEDAIASPETSGSILGANAVRMLEAIENLPDEEREVFELVRIQGITQSETAEILQVSSKTVQRRLNRGLVILSEQLSDLRPPDA; this comes from the coding sequence CAGCAATGGCAGGCCTATAATCCAGGCATGGACCAGGGAAACACGACGATCGAAGTTCAGAAATACTTGCGGGAACTCGGTGGAGATGCCCCGTCCGAACCGATCGTACGTGCCTTGCTAGAAAGGTCGGCCGCTCGTTTGCAAACACTATGCACTACGATGCTGGTTCGCCGGTATCCTCGCCTCATGCGCCCCCCGGTGAGTCTCCAGTCGGAAGAAATGCTGAGCGCGATCGTGGAGCGACTCCTCAAAGCCATGCAGAGCGTGCACCCGGAAACCCCCAGGCAGTTCTTCGCACTCGCGAATCGCCATATGCGATGGGAACTTAATGACCTGGCCCGACGCTTAGATCAACAGGCACAAATGCCTGTGCACTACGAGGATGCCATTGCCTCTCCGGAAACCTCAGGATCGATCCTCGGGGCAAATGCGGTCAGGATGCTGGAAGCGATCGAGAATCTCCCGGACGAAGAGCGTGAAGTTTTCGAGTTGGTTCGTATCCAAGGCATCACGCAGAGTGAGACCGCTGAGATCCTTCAGGTTTCGAGCAAGACCGTGCAGCGCCGCCTGAATCGCGGTCTCGTGATCTTGAGTGAGCAGCTTAGCGATCTTCGTCCCCCTGATGCCTAA